Proteins from a genomic interval of Natrinema sp. CBA1119:
- a CDS encoding glycosyltransferase domain-containing protein produces MSGDIVVYTAVFNDYDVLLQPEVTPSNVDFICFTDEKDIAKGVWEPHLINEYEISPKLMSGKVKTLPHQFFSEYDYSVWVDGNIHIIGDIRKVLKECLQDQESNMAVPSHPRRSCIYDEAEACIRLDKADPERIRAQMKRYRNLGFPEEYGLSETRILLRKHNEEEVVEAMGTWWKEYKKGAERDQLSFEFAAWKCDFEYKNWVVDYENSEYFRLYPHKISNERFGDVWELLLRTQAKRSGTSARLLELSRGALGIYADEGLIPLLRKASDFLWKNKR; encoded by the coding sequence ATGAGCGGAGATATCGTTGTTTATACAGCTGTTTTTAATGACTATGACGTGCTTCTACAACCAGAGGTAACGCCTAGTAATGTTGATTTCATATGTTTTACTGATGAGAAAGACATCGCAAAAGGGGTTTGGGAACCCCATCTTATCAATGAGTATGAGATCTCGCCAAAGCTAATGAGTGGAAAAGTGAAAACTCTTCCTCATCAATTCTTTTCAGAGTATGATTATAGTGTCTGGGTTGACGGAAACATCCATATTATCGGAGATATTCGAAAAGTACTCAAAGAATGTTTACAAGATCAAGAGTCGAATATGGCTGTTCCTTCACATCCTAGACGGAGTTGTATATATGATGAAGCTGAGGCTTGTATTAGACTAGACAAAGCCGATCCAGAGAGAATCCGTGCACAAATGAAGCGATATCGGAATCTAGGATTTCCAGAGGAGTATGGGCTGAGTGAAACGAGAATTCTACTGCGGAAACACAACGAAGAAGAGGTTGTTGAGGCTATGGGAACGTGGTGGAAAGAATACAAGAAGGGCGCTGAACGTGATCAACTCAGCTTTGAGTTTGCCGCTTGGAAATGTGATTTTGAATATAAGAACTGGGTCGTGGACTATGAAAATTCAGAGTATTTTCGATTGTATCCTCATAAGATATCTAATGAACGCTTTGGAGATGTCTGGGAGTTATTATTACGAACTCAAGCAAAGCGATCAGGTACTTCGGCAAGGTTGTTAGAATTATCCCGAGGTGCTTTGGGTATATATGCAGACGAGGGATTGATTCCACTTTTAAGAAAGGCTTCCGACTTCCTGTGGAAAAATAAGCGGTAA
- a CDS encoding glycosyltransferase: protein MTETFPKLSTTFIVNQLTGLIDNGHDVQVYGTQPGENFHHDVIDEYNLQDKVSYYTKPRSYPEGFKLLVTSIPELLIGGVSPSRIFSTCRHGKYMPEELSIMRNVLRHRDGTDVFHAHFGPVGNRFLSSQPLMESPLIVSFYGRDASVVPRSNPRVYDTLFEKVDALTCLSEDMRGDLTDIGAPPEKIYKVPVCIDTDNFEYKERRLGPDEQLNILTVARFVEKKGLQYAIEAVANLDVDRKISYTIAGDGQRREQLEELIEELDVSDRIELLGWQTMEEITQLMMDAHLFLLPSVTAKNGDKEGTPTVLLEAQAAGLPIVSTTHAGIPEIVDDGDAGILVPERDAMAITDALRELIEHSERWPEMGRAGEKYIETHHSVEVVVDELLDLYQAL, encoded by the coding sequence ATGACAGAAACATTCCCAAAACTTTCTACAACTTTCATTGTTAACCAACTTACCGGTCTTATTGATAATGGCCACGATGTTCAAGTTTACGGCACTCAACCGGGTGAAAACTTCCACCATGATGTGATTGACGAATACAACCTACAAGATAAAGTGAGCTACTACACCAAGCCGCGAAGCTATCCCGAGGGATTCAAGTTACTTGTTACTTCAATTCCTGAACTCCTTATTGGTGGAGTAAGTCCCTCGAGAATATTCTCCACCTGTCGACACGGGAAGTATATGCCCGAAGAACTCAGTATAATGCGCAACGTCCTCAGACACCGAGACGGTACTGACGTATTTCATGCACATTTTGGCCCCGTTGGCAATCGCTTTTTATCCTCACAACCGTTGATGGAAAGTCCACTGATTGTTTCTTTTTATGGTCGTGATGCTAGTGTAGTTCCCCGCTCAAACCCGAGGGTTTACGACACCCTGTTTGAGAAAGTAGATGCTCTAACGTGTTTGAGTGAAGATATGAGAGGGGATCTCACAGATATTGGTGCACCACCTGAAAAAATATACAAGGTGCCAGTATGTATAGACACAGATAATTTTGAATACAAGGAACGACGATTAGGACCTGACGAACAACTTAATATTTTGACTGTAGCTAGGTTTGTTGAGAAGAAAGGGCTGCAGTATGCCATTGAAGCAGTTGCTAACTTGGACGTAGACAGGAAAATATCGTATACTATTGCGGGCGATGGACAGCGCCGAGAACAGCTGGAAGAACTTATTGAAGAATTGGACGTGAGTGACCGAATCGAACTTCTTGGCTGGCAAACTATGGAAGAGATTACACAATTAATGATGGACGCCCATCTGTTCCTTCTACCCAGTGTTACGGCTAAAAATGGTGACAAAGAAGGAACGCCTACGGTATTACTTGAGGCTCAGGCAGCCGGACTCCCTATTGTTTCGACAACGCATGCTGGGATTCCCGAAATAGTTGACGACGGCGATGCGGGCATTCTCGTTCCCGAACGTGATGCCATGGCAATCACAGATGCGCTGAGAGAACTCATTGAGCATTCGGAGCGTTGGCCCGAAATGGGTCGTGCAGGTGAGAAATATATTGAGACCCACCACTCTGTTGAAGTCGTTGTTGATGAACTACTTGATCTCTATCAAGCACTATAA
- a CDS encoding aldo/keto reductase, translating into MELIVMGIVGFGTGRLRTDMAYNAIRAALKTGYRFFDTAPIYDTEPMLADAIKDVDVNRSDLFIGTKVESQHLKPDNIRRQIDQSLKALETDYVDLLYVHWPAHTYDPERTFKTFEQLRDAGIVQSVGICNVTTDILEEAVESSPTSIDYVQIEFHPYLYQHDILEAAREHGAKVVAASPFAQGCVLNDPVVEGLAEKKDISPAMVVLAWCQAHGTVPIPCSSRSKHIYENFRAAEVNLTPAEVKRIDDLDAGERFTDYEFAPWNG; encoded by the coding sequence GTGGAATTGATTGTTATGGGCATCGTTGGATTTGGCACGGGGCGGCTACGGACAGACATGGCGTACAATGCCATCAGAGCGGCCCTGAAGACGGGCTACAGATTTTTCGACACCGCTCCGATATATGATACAGAACCAATGTTGGCGGATGCCATCAAAGATGTGGACGTCAACCGCTCTGACCTATTCATTGGAACGAAAGTTGAAAGCCAGCATCTCAAGCCAGATAACATCCGTAGACAAATCGATCAGAGTCTGAAGGCGCTGGAAACCGACTACGTTGACCTACTGTACGTCCACTGGCCTGCCCACACCTACGACCCCGAGCGGACCTTCAAGACTTTCGAACAGCTCAGAGACGCCGGAATTGTTCAGTCTGTAGGGATATGTAACGTTACCACAGATATCCTAGAAGAAGCCGTTGAGTCCTCCCCGACGTCGATTGATTACGTCCAAATTGAATTCCACCCGTACCTGTATCAACATGACATCCTTGAGGCCGCTCGGGAACACGGTGCAAAGGTGGTCGCCGCATCACCCTTCGCACAAGGATGTGTCCTCAACGACCCGGTTGTAGAAGGACTCGCTGAAAAAAAAGATATCTCCCCCGCGATGGTCGTCCTGGCCTGGTGCCAGGCTCACGGAACTGTTCCAATCCCGTGTTCTTCAAGATCAAAACACATTTACGAGAACTTTCGCGCCGCCGAAGTCAATCTCACCCCTGCCGAAGTCAAGCGCATAGATGATCTTGACGCTGGCGAACGGTTCACTGACTACGAATTTGCACCCTGGAATGGCTGA